In Candidatus Binatia bacterium, one genomic interval encodes:
- a CDS encoding DUF3604 domain-containing protein: MRYEGMSLRHIGVLLLLLSACNLNEIEQSKWRPPGGPALAANLLSREACADRDPNRRAFFGDLHVHTGLSMDARTRDVILSPSDAYRFASGETISLPPLKANGEGTRPVRIGRPLDFAAVTDHAEFLAEVTLCTTPGSAAYDTKDCRIYRGETTGWLAWLIGAKGVGARITGLVSLSGRATSICGDDFERCRPVTAAVWQETQEAAEEWYDRSSDCRFTTFPAWEYSASPGQSKVHRNVIFRNEIVPELPISWIDEPLAEGLWRELRALCLDTDTGCDALAIPHNMNLSNGRAFDLWYRDRPIAAQQEAARLRAGIEPIAEMMQMKGESECRNGLWGVAGGPDELCDFEKIRTLTNPDDCEGEIGKGAMRGKGCQSRVDFVRYAVIEGLREGTRLGVNPFQIGFIGSTDTHNANPGAVQEGDYQGSRGDQVATPEQRLAFSTEKSPMQNEILRNPGGLAGVWSEENSRDALFDAMRRRETFATSGPRIQPRFFAGWGLPNDLCDRPDFVEAGYAHGVPMGGELAPRPDGADTPSFLVSAARDPGDENFPGGLLQRMQIIKGWVGDDGLFYQSVHDVAGTHPNGAGVDLGTCEVSGPGYHNLCGQWRDPDFDPDRPAVYYARIVENPSCRWSWRQCLSLPENERPSGCSLAAVDKVIQERAWTSPIWFSSGMPTAPEPSA, translated from the coding sequence CCAACCTTCTTTCGCGCGAAGCCTGCGCCGATCGCGACCCGAACCGGAGGGCGTTCTTCGGAGACCTTCACGTCCATACGGGGCTTTCGATGGACGCACGGACCCGAGACGTCATTCTCTCGCCGAGCGACGCCTATCGGTTCGCGAGCGGAGAGACCATCTCGCTCCCCCCACTCAAGGCGAATGGAGAGGGAACTCGTCCGGTACGAATCGGCCGCCCGTTGGACTTCGCGGCCGTGACCGACCATGCGGAGTTTCTCGCCGAGGTCACCCTGTGCACGACACCGGGCTCGGCCGCGTACGACACGAAGGACTGCCGAATCTACCGCGGTGAAACGACCGGATGGCTCGCCTGGCTCATCGGCGCCAAGGGCGTCGGGGCGAGGATCACCGGCCTCGTTTCGCTCTCCGGCCGCGCCACCTCGATCTGTGGAGACGACTTCGAGCGATGCCGACCCGTCACGGCGGCCGTGTGGCAGGAAACGCAGGAAGCGGCGGAAGAATGGTACGACCGGTCGAGCGACTGTCGCTTCACCACCTTCCCCGCCTGGGAATACAGCGCGTCGCCTGGGCAGTCGAAGGTCCATCGGAACGTCATCTTCCGCAACGAGATCGTTCCCGAGCTTCCGATCTCATGGATCGATGAGCCGCTCGCCGAGGGGCTCTGGAGAGAACTTCGCGCGCTCTGTCTCGACACCGATACGGGATGCGACGCGCTCGCGATTCCGCACAACATGAACCTGTCGAACGGCCGCGCATTCGATCTCTGGTACCGGGACCGACCCATCGCCGCGCAGCAGGAAGCCGCGCGACTCCGCGCCGGCATCGAACCCATCGCCGAGATGATGCAGATGAAGGGTGAGTCCGAGTGCAGGAACGGCCTCTGGGGCGTTGCGGGGGGGCCCGACGAACTGTGCGACTTCGAGAAGATCCGCACGCTCACGAACCCCGACGACTGCGAAGGGGAGATCGGAAAGGGAGCGATGCGTGGAAAGGGGTGCCAATCCCGGGTCGACTTCGTCCGCTACGCGGTGATCGAAGGGCTGCGCGAAGGCACCCGACTAGGCGTCAACCCGTTCCAGATCGGGTTCATCGGCAGTACCGACACCCACAACGCAAATCCGGGTGCCGTGCAGGAAGGAGACTACCAAGGCAGCCGAGGCGACCAGGTGGCGACGCCCGAGCAACGCCTCGCCTTCTCGACCGAGAAGTCACCGATGCAAAACGAGATCCTGCGAAACCCCGGTGGCCTCGCCGGTGTCTGGTCGGAAGAGAACTCCCGCGACGCTCTCTTCGACGCCATGCGCCGCCGCGAGACGTTCGCAACGAGCGGACCACGCATCCAACCGCGATTCTTTGCCGGCTGGGGTCTCCCGAACGACCTGTGCGATCGACCCGACTTCGTGGAGGCCGGTTACGCGCACGGCGTACCGATGGGGGGCGAGCTCGCCCCGCGACCGGACGGCGCCGACACGCCCTCGTTTCTCGTGAGTGCGGCGCGCGACCCCGGTGACGAGAACTTCCCCGGCGGACTTCTGCAGCGCATGCAGATCATCAAGGGATGGGTGGGCGACGACGGGCTCTTTTACCAATCTGTCCACGACGTGGCCGGAACGCATCCCAACGGAGCCGGCGTCGACCTCGGCACGTGCGAGGTGAGCGGCCCGGGCTACCACAACCTGTGCGGGCAATGGCGCGATCCCGACTTCGACCCGGATCGCCCCGCGGTCTACTACGCGCGAATCGTCGAGAACCCTTCGTGCCGCTGGTCGTGGCGGCAGTGCCTCTCCCTGCCGGAGAACGAGCGGCCCAGCGGCTGCAGCCTCGCGGCGGTCGACAAGGTCATCCAGGAACGCGCCTGGACTTCACCGATCTGGTTTTCTTCCGGGATGCCGACTGCCCCAGAACCTTCCGCCTGA